Proteins encoded within one genomic window of Guyparkeria hydrothermalis:
- a CDS encoding multidrug effflux MFS transporter, which translates to MSGPSEAPSPQGRRAAVLILVIAGLLMLAPFTVDAYLPSFHAIGSEFGVGQAAVQQTLSLYLVAFGSMMLFYGPAADSFGRKRVILLALLAYAVMTVLAAISQSLLQLIAARVGQGLAAGAGVVIGRALVRDMFGGADAQRVMANVMLVFAAAPAAAPIIGGWLHEWFGWRSVFWFLFGFSLLLVLAIWRLLPETVSREARQSFAPGFVAKSYLRAFAHPRYMQLIVVFALLFGGMFLYVAAAPAILIDHLGQHETDFWKFFVPLVTGLILGSRMTRWLAGRLSMTATMGLGLSISGLAVLYNLLQVSLQPADQVHSVWLTVTPITLYVMGMATTMPALNITALDYWPAQRGLASALQGATQMAFAGIVSGVLVALLADSLLALATGMATLYLAALALWGVWWRTDRVMSSGGNARL; encoded by the coding sequence GTGAGCGGGCCGTCCGAAGCCCCCTCTCCGCAAGGGCGCCGCGCCGCGGTGCTGATCCTGGTGATCGCCGGGCTGTTGATGCTCGCGCCCTTCACCGTCGATGCCTACCTGCCGTCCTTCCATGCCATCGGTAGTGAATTCGGCGTCGGTCAGGCGGCCGTCCAGCAGACCTTGAGTCTCTACCTGGTCGCTTTCGGCTCGATGATGCTGTTCTACGGCCCGGCGGCGGACAGCTTCGGTCGCAAGCGCGTCATCCTCTTGGCCCTGCTGGCCTATGCCGTGATGACCGTGCTTGCCGCGATTTCCCAGAGTCTCCTCCAGTTGATCGCCGCCCGCGTGGGGCAGGGGCTGGCGGCCGGTGCCGGGGTGGTGATCGGCCGGGCGCTGGTGCGCGACATGTTCGGCGGGGCCGATGCCCAGCGGGTGATGGCCAACGTCATGCTGGTGTTCGCCGCCGCACCCGCGGCCGCACCGATCATCGGCGGGTGGCTGCACGAGTGGTTCGGGTGGCGCTCGGTGTTCTGGTTCCTGTTCGGCTTTTCCCTGCTGCTGGTCCTGGCGATCTGGCGGCTGTTGCCCGAAACGGTCTCGCGCGAGGCGCGCCAGTCGTTCGCGCCGGGTTTCGTCGCCAAGAGCTACCTGCGCGCCTTCGCGCATCCGCGCTACATGCAGCTGATCGTGGTGTTCGCCCTGCTGTTTGGCGGCATGTTCCTCTACGTCGCGGCCGCCCCCGCCATCCTGATCGACCACCTCGGTCAGCATGAGACCGATTTCTGGAAGTTCTTCGTGCCGCTGGTGACCGGCCTGATCCTCGGCAGCCGTATGACCCGCTGGCTGGCGGGGCGATTGAGCATGACCGCCACCATGGGGCTGGGGCTGTCGATCAGCGGGCTTGCCGTGCTCTACAACCTGCTGCAGGTCAGCCTGCAGCCGGCCGACCAGGTGCACAGCGTGTGGCTGACCGTCACGCCGATCACGCTGTACGTGATGGGCATGGCGACCACCATGCCGGCGCTCAACATCACCGCGCTCGACTACTGGCCGGCCCAGCGCGGCCTGGCCTCGGCCCTGCAGGGCGCCACCCAGATGGCCTTTGCCGGCATCGTCTCCGGGGTGCTGGTGGCCTTGCTGGCCGATTCCCTGCTGGCGCTGGCGACAGGCATGGCGACGCTGTATCTCGCCGCGCTCGCACTGTGGGGAGTGTGGTGGCGCACCGACCGAGTCATGTCGTCGGGGGGAAACGCCCGGCTTTGA
- the tolR gene encoding protein TolR: MARRTRRARRMVAEINVVPYIDVMLVLLVIFMVTAPMLQQGVEVEAPKAAASPLDDSDEPPLLIIVNQDGEYFVNKAENPDAPVSLTTVSELVAAARKVDPEAPVLVKGDRASNYDNVMRAMVAAQQGGATKVGLVTDSQPPQSNAEER, from the coding sequence ATGGCGCGGCGTACGCGACGGGCGCGACGCATGGTCGCCGAGATCAACGTCGTTCCCTACATCGACGTGATGCTGGTGCTGCTGGTCATCTTCATGGTGACCGCGCCCATGCTGCAGCAAGGGGTCGAGGTCGAGGCGCCGAAGGCGGCTGCCAGTCCGCTGGACGACAGCGACGAGCCGCCCCTGCTGATCATCGTCAATCAGGACGGCGAGTACTTCGTCAACAAGGCCGAAAATCCGGATGCTCCCGTCAGTCTGACCACCGTCAGCGAGCTGGTTGCCGCCGCCCGCAAGGTCGACCCCGAGGCGCCGGTGCTGGTGAAGGGCGATCGCGCGTCTAACTACGATAACGTCATGCGCGCCATGGTGGCTGCCCAGCAGGGCGGTGCGACCAAGGTGGGCCTGGTGACCGATTCGCAGCCGCCCCAGTCGAACGCGGAGGAACGCTGA
- the ybgC gene encoding tol-pal system-associated acyl-CoA thioesterase encodes MTHPDPSVFRWPVRVYYEDTDAGGVVYHARYLNFCERARTEWLRARGWEQDALRDQQKVVFVVARASLEYRRPARFNDALTVTCEVERLRSAAIDFTQRVEHSADSSVLCEVSVRVVCVDTQTFRPKPIPEPILESFA; translated from the coding sequence ATGACGCATCCGGACCCTTCGGTGTTTCGCTGGCCCGTGCGCGTCTACTACGAGGACACGGACGCTGGCGGCGTGGTTTACCACGCGCGGTACCTCAACTTCTGCGAGCGGGCGCGGACCGAGTGGCTACGTGCCCGCGGCTGGGAACAGGACGCCCTCCGCGACCAGCAGAAGGTGGTCTTCGTGGTGGCTCGCGCCTCGCTTGAATATCGTCGACCGGCGCGATTTAATGACGCGCTTACCGTCACCTGCGAGGTGGAACGCCTGCGCTCAGCGGCCATCGATTTCACCCAGCGAGTGGAACATTCCGCCGATTCCTCGGTCCTGTGTGAGGTGTCGGTGCGCGTCGTCTGTGTCGATACGCAGACCTTCCGCCCCAAACCCATACCCGAGCCGATCCTGGAGTCTTTCGCGTGA
- the ruvB gene encoding Holliday junction branch migration DNA helicase RuvB, with translation MSESIDDARFVSSEHRPDEEALERALRPRKLADYIGQPAVVEQMEIFVPAARNRGEPLDHVLIFGPPGLGKTTLAHIIANEMGVSLKQTSGPVLERPGDLAALLTNLEPGDVLFIDEIHRLSSVVEEILYPAMEDYQIDIMIGEGPAARSIKLDLPPFTLVGATTRAGMLTNPLRDRFGIIQRLEFYEVDHLVHIVERSARLTQLEMDGHGAREIAARSRGTPRIANRLLRRVRDYADVKGGGRVDRDIASAALDMLKVDRRGFDHQDRRLLQTLLEKFDGGPVGLDNLAAAIGESRDTIEDVLEPYLIQQGFLIRTPRGRMATRQTWEHFGFTPPAQWSVDLADTPSGE, from the coding sequence ATGAGTGAATCGATAGACGACGCCCGCTTCGTCAGCTCCGAGCACCGCCCCGACGAGGAGGCCCTCGAACGGGCGCTGCGGCCGCGGAAACTGGCCGACTACATCGGCCAGCCGGCAGTGGTCGAGCAGATGGAGATCTTCGTCCCGGCGGCGAGAAACCGCGGCGAGCCGCTCGATCACGTGCTGATCTTCGGTCCGCCGGGGCTGGGCAAGACCACGCTGGCGCACATCATCGCCAACGAGATGGGCGTGAGCCTCAAGCAGACCTCCGGTCCGGTGCTCGAGCGCCCCGGGGATCTTGCCGCCTTGCTGACCAACCTCGAGCCGGGCGACGTGCTGTTCATCGACGAGATCCATCGCCTCTCCTCGGTGGTCGAGGAGATCCTCTACCCGGCGATGGAGGACTACCAGATCGACATCATGATCGGCGAGGGGCCGGCGGCGCGCTCGATCAAGCTCGACCTGCCGCCGTTCACGCTGGTGGGCGCGACCACGCGGGCCGGCATGCTGACCAACCCGCTGCGCGATCGCTTCGGCATCATCCAGCGGCTCGAGTTCTACGAGGTCGATCACCTGGTGCACATCGTCGAACGCTCGGCGCGGCTGACCCAGCTGGAGATGGACGGTCACGGCGCGCGCGAGATCGCGGCGCGCTCGCGTGGCACCCCGCGGATTGCCAACCGGCTGCTGCGGCGGGTGCGCGACTATGCCGACGTCAAGGGTGGCGGTCGGGTCGACCGGGATATCGCCAGCGCGGCACTGGACATGCTCAAGGTCGACCGGCGTGGCTTCGACCACCAGGACCGCCGCCTGCTCCAGACCTTGCTGGAGAAATTCGACGGCGGACCGGTCGGGCTGGACAACCTTGCCGCGGCGATCGGCGAGTCGCGCGACACCATCGAGGACGTTCTCGAGCCGTACCTGATCCAGCAGGGCTTTCTCATCCGGACGCCGCGCGGGCGCATGGCCACCCGGCAGACCTGGGAGCACTTCGGATTCACGCCCCCGGCGCAGTGGTCGGTTGATCTCGCCGACACGCCTTCGGGAGAGTGA
- a CDS encoding YebC/PmpR family DNA-binding transcriptional regulator: MAGHSKWANIKHRKAAQDKKRGKIWTKIIREITVAARTGGNADPSANPRLRLAWDKALSANMPKDTIERAAKRGAGDLEGQDFVEVSFEGYGPGGVAVYVTGMTDNNTRTVADVRHAFSKNGGNLGTDGSVSFLFSRLGVLYYPPGSDEDPVMEAAMEAGAEDIQVFDDNSIEVTTTPETYSDVKQAMIDAGLPPEESEVTMRAATNAPVEGEAAEKVVKLIDMLEDLDDVQDVYHNGEIPEEAYA, from the coding sequence ATGGCCGGTCACAGCAAGTGGGCGAACATCAAGCACCGCAAGGCGGCGCAGGATAAGAAACGCGGCAAGATCTGGACAAAGATCATCCGCGAGATCACGGTTGCCGCGCGCACGGGCGGCAATGCCGACCCGTCGGCCAACCCGCGCCTGCGCCTGGCCTGGGACAAGGCGCTCTCCGCGAACATGCCCAAGGACACCATCGAGCGCGCCGCGAAGCGCGGTGCCGGTGATCTCGAGGGGCAGGACTTCGTCGAAGTCAGCTTCGAGGGCTACGGCCCGGGCGGTGTGGCGGTCTACGTCACCGGCATGACCGACAACAACACCCGAACCGTCGCCGACGTGCGCCACGCCTTCTCCAAGAACGGCGGCAACCTCGGCACCGACGGCTCGGTCTCGTTCCTGTTCTCCCGGCTGGGCGTGCTCTACTACCCGCCGGGCAGCGACGAGGATCCGGTCATGGAGGCGGCGATGGAGGCCGGCGCCGAGGACATTCAGGTGTTCGACGACAACTCGATCGAGGTGACCACCACGCCGGAGACCTACAGCGACGTCAAACAGGCGATGATCGACGCCGGCCTGCCGCCGGAGGAGAGCGAGGTCACCATGCGCGCCGCCACCAACGCGCCGGTGGAAGGCGAGGCCGCCGAGAAGGTGGTCAAGCTGATCGACATGCTCGAGGACCTCGACGACGTCCAGGACGTCTACCACAACGGCGAGATCCCGGAAGAGGCCTATGCCTGA
- the ruvA gene encoding Holliday junction branch migration protein RuvA, giving the protein MIGRLAGRVLTRKPPFLLVDVHGIGYEVEAPMSTFFATQGQDDVVLHTHLVVREDAQLLYGFATVRERDLFRALIKVSGIGPRMAVAVLSGMSEAQFRDCVMNDDVSALTKVPGIGKKTAERLIIEMRDRLDKTPGTSVPAAVGGVPAEETPRDEALSALEALGYKPAEANRMITRAEKEGATDAEALIRLALRQTVK; this is encoded by the coding sequence ATGATCGGCAGACTTGCTGGACGCGTACTCACCCGCAAGCCGCCGTTCCTGCTGGTGGACGTGCACGGCATTGGCTACGAGGTCGAGGCGCCGATGTCTACCTTCTTCGCCACCCAGGGGCAGGATGACGTGGTCCTGCACACCCATCTGGTGGTGCGCGAGGACGCGCAGCTCCTGTACGGCTTTGCCACCGTCCGCGAGCGCGACTTGTTCCGCGCCCTGATCAAGGTCTCGGGCATCGGCCCGCGCATGGCCGTCGCCGTGCTTTCGGGTATGTCCGAGGCCCAGTTCCGCGATTGCGTCATGAACGACGACGTCAGCGCGCTGACCAAGGTGCCGGGTATCGGCAAGAAGACCGCCGAGCGGCTGATCATCGAGATGCGCGATCGGCTCGACAAGACGCCGGGCACTTCCGTCCCGGCGGCCGTCGGCGGCGTGCCTGCCGAGGAAACGCCGCGCGACGAGGCCTTGAGCGCGCTCGAGGCATTGGGCTACAAGCCGGCCGAGGCCAATCGCATGATTACCCGGGCCGAGAAGGAAGGCGCGACCGACGCCGAGGCCCTGATCCGCCTCGCCCTGCGGCAGACGGTCAAGTAA
- the tolB gene encoding Tol-Pal system beta propeller repeat protein TolB, whose amino-acid sequence MAGPSRAALEIDISGGTETGVPIAVVPFQQPGQVDDLAQIISDDLARSGLFAPIPRTAMPGQPVSPQQLRIDDWRAGQARYVVMGQANSQGDSLQARFYLIDISSGDRVAGSQITAPASAERTVAHRISDLIYEELTGDRGAFSTRLAYVTERGRGDNKVFTLQIADSDGANPRTVLESPYPIMSPSWSPDGGKLAYVSFEGNRSAIWVQNLATGDRYQLTDYPGINGAPAWSPRGDKIAVTLSKGNNPDIYVIDLDTRRLTKWTHSGAIETEPTWYPDNRSLAFTSDRYGQPQVFRKSGPDARPMRLTFDVPYAAGPRISPDGEKLTLVVRTDGGFFVAEQSLGDGERKLLSRGGSEERPSYAPNGAMVVYAAQSGTGSVLKISPAIGGEPQTLRYDQGKVRDPVWGPFND is encoded by the coding sequence ATGGCCGGCCCGAGTCGGGCGGCGCTGGAGATCGATATCAGTGGCGGCACCGAGACCGGTGTGCCCATCGCCGTGGTGCCGTTCCAGCAGCCGGGGCAGGTGGACGATCTGGCACAGATCATCAGCGATGATCTGGCGCGGTCCGGCCTATTTGCCCCCATCCCTCGGACGGCGATGCCCGGCCAGCCCGTCTCGCCCCAGCAACTGCGTATCGACGACTGGCGCGCCGGCCAGGCCCGCTATGTCGTCATGGGACAGGCCAACTCGCAGGGCGATAGCCTGCAGGCCCGTTTCTACCTGATCGACATCAGCTCCGGTGACCGGGTGGCCGGCAGTCAGATCACGGCACCCGCCTCCGCGGAGCGGACGGTTGCCCATCGCATCAGTGACCTCATCTACGAGGAGCTGACCGGCGATCGCGGTGCCTTCTCCACCCGCCTGGCTTATGTGACCGAGCGTGGCCGCGGTGACAACAAGGTGTTCACCCTGCAGATCGCCGACTCCGACGGCGCCAACCCCCGCACCGTGCTCGAGTCGCCTTACCCGATCATGTCGCCCAGCTGGTCCCCGGACGGCGGCAAGCTGGCCTACGTGTCGTTCGAGGGCAACCGCTCGGCGATCTGGGTCCAGAACCTGGCGACGGGGGACCGCTACCAGCTGACCGACTACCCGGGCATCAACGGGGCGCCTGCCTGGTCGCCGCGCGGTGACAAGATTGCGGTCACCCTGTCCAAGGGAAACAACCCGGACATCTACGTGATCGATCTCGATACCCGTCGTCTGACCAAGTGGACGCACTCGGGAGCGATCGAGACCGAGCCGACGTGGTACCCGGACAACCGCAGCCTGGCGTTCACCTCCGATCGCTACGGTCAGCCGCAGGTCTTCCGCAAGAGCGGCCCCGATGCGCGGCCCATGCGCCTGACCTTCGACGTGCCGTACGCTGCCGGGCCGCGAATTTCGCCCGACGGCGAGAAACTCACGCTTGTTGTGCGCACCGACGGTGGCTTCTTCGTCGCCGAGCAGTCGCTCGGTGACGGTGAGCGCAAGCTGCTCAGCCGTGGCGGCAGCGAGGAGCGCCCCAGCTACGCGCCGAATGGGGCCATGGTTGTCTATGCAGCGCAGTCCGGAACCGGCTCGGTGTTGAAGATTTCGCCGGCAATCGGTGGCGAGCCGCAAACCTTGCGTTACGATCAGGGCAAGGTTCGCGATCCGGTCTGGGGGCCGTTCAATGATTAA
- the ruvC gene encoding crossover junction endodeoxyribonuclease RuvC, translated as MPEHGAAQPVARRVLGIDPGSRVLGLAVIEFARGRARCLGLASQSLQAHGSFAARMGGVFDAVSEWIETHQPHECAIEQIFMYRSESSSLKLAQARGAALAAVVRHGLPVEEYMPATVKQAVVGSGKADKTQVAHMIQRLAGLDELPSADGADAAAVALCHCYRSQAFGGVAAGGGNAEAREILREASQRRYRRRSDSRGWRDMDAAALMARAAAKSGGRK; from the coding sequence ATGCCTGAGCATGGGGCAGCGCAACCCGTGGCCCGGCGGGTGCTCGGTATCGACCCCGGCTCCCGCGTGCTGGGGCTGGCGGTGATCGAGTTCGCCCGCGGCCGGGCGCGCTGCCTCGGGCTGGCAAGCCAGTCCCTGCAGGCCCATGGCTCTTTTGCCGCCCGCATGGGCGGCGTTTTCGATGCGGTCTCCGAGTGGATCGAGACCCATCAGCCGCACGAGTGCGCTATCGAGCAGATCTTCATGTATCGCAGCGAGTCCTCCTCGCTCAAGCTGGCCCAGGCCCGTGGCGCGGCCTTGGCGGCGGTGGTGCGCCACGGTCTGCCGGTGGAGGAATACATGCCGGCGACGGTCAAGCAGGCCGTGGTCGGCAGCGGCAAGGCTGACAAGACGCAGGTCGCTCACATGATCCAGCGCCTGGCCGGGCTCGACGAGTTGCCGTCGGCCGACGGTGCGGACGCTGCCGCCGTCGCCTTGTGCCACTGCTATCGCAGTCAGGCCTTCGGCGGCGTGGCCGCCGGCGGAGGAAACGCCGAAGCGCGCGAGATTCTGCGCGAGGCCTCGCAGCGACGGTATCGCCGCCGCAGCGACTCGCGTGGCTGGCGTGACATGGATGCCGCGGCGCTGATGGCTCGGGCCGCGGCCAAGTCGGGAGGACGGAAATGA
- the tolQ gene encoding protein TolQ encodes MNSDPSVIELITGASLPVQLVLLILVLASVGSWALIFHKARVYKRAVSQVRRFEGSFWAGGSLNEFYDRISREKRPREGHEAVFEAGFREFQRLRQAEERRHDHVIGGVERAMRVAEHRQIDQLEEGIPFLATVGSVSPYVGLFGTVWGIMSAFMNLGSMQSATLAAVAPPIAEALIATAMGLFAAIPAVIAYNRYTQRVDWLAGRYENFIDEFLGLLQRQLGGK; translated from the coding sequence GTGAATTCCGATCCATCTGTCATCGAACTGATTACCGGGGCCAGCCTGCCCGTCCAGCTCGTGTTGCTCATTCTCGTGCTGGCCTCGGTCGGCTCCTGGGCCCTCATCTTCCACAAGGCGCGCGTCTACAAGCGCGCCGTCAGCCAGGTCCGCCGCTTCGAAGGCAGCTTCTGGGCCGGTGGCAGCCTCAATGAATTCTACGACCGCATCTCGCGCGAGAAGCGTCCGCGCGAGGGGCACGAGGCGGTCTTCGAAGCGGGCTTCCGTGAATTCCAGCGACTGCGGCAGGCCGAGGAGCGCCGCCATGATCACGTCATCGGCGGCGTCGAGCGCGCCATGCGCGTGGCCGAGCATCGCCAGATCGACCAGCTCGAGGAGGGTATTCCGTTTCTCGCCACCGTCGGTTCGGTCAGCCCCTACGTGGGCCTGTTCGGTACCGTCTGGGGGATCATGAGCGCGTTCATGAACCTCGGCTCGATGCAGAGTGCCACGCTGGCCGCGGTCGCGCCGCCCATCGCCGAGGCGCTGATCGCCACGGCCATGGGTCTGTTCGCGGCCATCCCCGCCGTCATTGCCTACAATCGCTACACCCAGCGGGTCGACTGGCTGGCGGGCCGCTACGAGAACTTCATCGACGAGTTCCTGGGACTGCTTCAGCGGCAGCTGGGAGGCAAGTAA
- the queE gene encoding 7-carboxy-7-deazaguanine synthase QueE — MTEAMAADTPSLDQVETGSTRTLRITEIFRSLQGESDHIGWPTVFVRLTGCPLRCVYCDTAYAFTGGERMAPEAILARVAELDTRHVCVTGGEPLAQPGCIDLLRRLGDAGHVVSLETSGALDIAEVDSRVHVVMDLKTPSSGEVDRNRWQNLAHLKPSDEIKVVIGSREDFDWAIARVREHDLTGRFAVLFSPVFDGVSPRTLAEWILETGLEIRFQMQLHKLIWGDEPGR; from the coding sequence ATGACCGAGGCGATGGCCGCCGACACGCCGTCCCTCGATCAGGTCGAGACCGGTTCGACCCGCACCCTGCGCATCACCGAGATCTTCCGCTCGCTTCAGGGCGAGTCGGATCATATCGGCTGGCCGACGGTGTTCGTGCGTCTGACCGGCTGCCCGTTGCGTTGCGTTTACTGCGATACCGCCTACGCGTTCACGGGCGGCGAACGCATGGCCCCCGAAGCGATCCTCGCGCGGGTGGCCGAGCTCGATACCCGTCACGTCTGTGTAACCGGCGGCGAGCCGCTTGCTCAGCCGGGCTGCATCGATCTGCTGCGACGCCTGGGCGATGCCGGTCATGTAGTCAGCCTCGAGACCAGTGGCGCCTTGGACATAGCCGAGGTCGATTCGCGGGTTCACGTGGTCATGGACCTCAAGACACCGTCGTCCGGCGAAGTCGATCGCAACCGTTGGCAGAACCTCGCGCACCTGAAGCCCAGTGACGAGATCAAGGTGGTGATCGGCTCGCGCGAGGATTTCGACTGGGCCATCGCCCGGGTCCGCGAGCATGACCTGACCGGGCGCTTTGCCGTGCTGTTTTCACCGGTATTCGATGGCGTGTCGCCGCGCACCCTTGCCGAGTGGATTCTCGAGACCGGGCTGGAGATCCGCTTCCAGATGCAGTTGCACAAGCTGATCTGGGGCGACGAGCCGGG
- the ybgF gene encoding tol-pal system protein YbgF, producing the protein MSASVSVRRRGLPLAAGVIAYSLSATAMAQQAPGWLNWGGGSEPESTNESSEERPAVRTTPATTMPMSGDAGSVTQSGQAALLQRLMQRVNDLERQMQAVRGQLSEQERKLQRQSERVDEAMEAAQSQPAAGAGGMMPAQGGQASMGSPSAPTGPGAPSAPQAPAASGGNGAAAASGGSAPSAGGAGASDEEQQALYNEAFEVLKSGDYDAAIQAFQKVIDANPQGSWAPSAYFWQGETYYVKQDYDAARQSYTSLVQRFPDSRRVPDAKLKMGYIAQEKGDSETARQLFSEVVSDHPDSQAAGLAKQRLSRMGGG; encoded by the coding sequence ATGAGCGCATCCGTATCTGTTCGCCGCCGCGGCTTGCCGCTGGCGGCTGGTGTCATTGCCTACTCGCTGAGCGCAACGGCAATGGCGCAGCAAGCACCGGGCTGGCTCAATTGGGGTGGAGGCTCGGAGCCGGAAAGCACGAACGAATCGTCCGAGGAGCGGCCGGCCGTGCGGACGACGCCTGCCACGACGATGCCGATGAGCGGTGATGCCGGCAGCGTCACACAGTCCGGACAGGCAGCGCTGCTGCAGCGGTTGATGCAACGCGTCAACGACCTCGAGCGCCAGATGCAGGCGGTGCGCGGCCAGCTTTCGGAGCAGGAGCGCAAATTGCAGCGCCAGTCCGAGCGAGTGGACGAGGCGATGGAGGCAGCGCAGTCGCAGCCCGCCGCCGGGGCAGGCGGCATGATGCCGGCCCAGGGTGGTCAGGCGTCCATGGGTTCGCCGTCGGCACCGACCGGACCGGGTGCTCCTTCGGCACCGCAGGCGCCCGCAGCGAGTGGTGGGAACGGCGCTGCTGCCGCATCCGGTGGCTCGGCTCCGTCCGCCGGCGGCGCGGGAGCCAGCGACGAAGAACAGCAGGCGCTGTACAACGAGGCGTTTGAGGTCCTGAAGAGCGGCGACTACGACGCGGCTATCCAGGCGTTTCAGAAGGTAATCGACGCCAACCCGCAGGGCAGCTGGGCGCCGAGCGCGTACTTCTGGCAGGGCGAGACGTACTACGTCAAGCAGGATTACGATGCGGCTCGCCAGTCCTATACGTCTCTGGTGCAGCGATTCCCGGACAGCCGCCGTGTCCCGGATGCCAAGCTCAAGATGGGCTACATCGCCCAGGAGAAGGGTGACAGCGAAACCGCGCGGCAGCTGTTCAGCGAGGTCGTATCCGACCATCCGGACTCGCAGGCGGCCGGTCTGGCGAAGCAGCGCCTCTCCCGCATGGGTGGCGGATGA
- the tolA gene encoding cell envelope integrity protein TolA, whose product MLRMLARMPAAVIAAVLLHLLLVLAIVFNELWQPERVEPAGQSADMPTIEAESVSSAVVEKQAERMRQQREAREQEVKEQTEAAEKAAAARRAEEARAQQLAQLREQREKEAKAEAERLAEIKKQQEQLEAERQAAQEEAKAAREAAEAERREAEKARQEAKEAAERRAAEEKARQEAEAARKAAEEKARKEAEERARKEAEEKARREAEEKARREAEEKARQEAEEKARREAEEKARKEAEERARKEAEEKARREAEEKARREAEAQAAREARERALQEQLAAEAQARADESALARWAAAIQAKVRRNWQRPPGARIGWTCTVTVRQDSSGRVRSVSVERCDGDRLFERSVVQAIEAASPLPKPETESIFQEEIRFNFKPE is encoded by the coding sequence ATGTTGCGGATGCTCGCACGGATGCCCGCCGCCGTGATCGCGGCGGTGCTGCTGCACCTGCTTCTGGTGCTGGCCATTGTCTTCAACGAACTCTGGCAGCCGGAGCGGGTGGAACCCGCCGGCCAGTCGGCGGACATGCCGACCATCGAGGCTGAATCGGTTTCTTCCGCAGTAGTCGAGAAGCAGGCCGAGCGGATGCGCCAGCAGCGCGAGGCGCGCGAACAGGAAGTCAAGGAACAAACGGAGGCCGCCGAAAAAGCGGCCGCGGCCCGCCGCGCCGAAGAGGCGCGGGCGCAGCAGCTGGCCCAGTTGCGCGAGCAGCGCGAAAAAGAAGCCAAGGCCGAGGCCGAACGACTGGCGGAGATCAAGAAGCAGCAGGAACAGCTGGAGGCCGAGCGCCAGGCGGCGCAGGAGGAGGCCAAGGCGGCCCGCGAGGCGGCCGAGGCCGAGCGTCGTGAAGCCGAGAAGGCTCGCCAGGAAGCGAAGGAAGCCGCCGAGCGGCGTGCGGCCGAGGAAAAGGCGCGTCAGGAAGCCGAAGCGGCGCGCAAGGCAGCCGAGGAGAAGGCGCGCAAAGAGGCCGAGGAGCGTGCGCGGAAGGAGGCCGAAGAAAAGGCGCGTCGTGAGGCCGAGGAAAAGGCCCGCCGCGAGGCCGAAGAAAAGGCACGCCAGGAGGCCGAGGAAAAAGCTCGGCGCGAGGCGGAGGAAAAGGCACGCAAAGAAGCTGAGGAGCGTGCCCGGAAGGAAGCCGAGGAGAAGGCTCGTCGCGAGGCCGAGGAAAAAGCTCGCCGGGAGGCCGAGGCTCAGGCTGCGCGCGAGGCGCGGGAACGCGCCCTGCAGGAGCAGCTGGCTGCCGAGGCCCAGGCGCGCGCGGACGAGAGCGCACTCGCCCGCTGGGCGGCGGCCATTCAGGCCAAGGTGCGACGCAACTGGCAGCGTCCGCCCGGTGCCCGGATCGGCTGGACCTGCACCGTAACGGTTCGTCAGGACAGCTCCGGCCGGGTGCGTAGCGTCAGCGTGGAGCGCTGTGATGGCGACCGGCTGTTCGAGCGGTCGGTGGTGCAGGCCATCGAGGCGGCCTCGCCGCTGCCCAAGCCGGAAACGGAATCGATTTTCCAGGAAGAGATCCGCTTCAACTTCAAGCCGGAATAA